A window from Pseudomonas moraviensis encodes these proteins:
- a CDS encoding flavin-containing monooxygenase, translating into MHTYHVLIIGSGFGGQCAAVNLLKAGIDDFRILERRDFFGGTWCQNTYPGAAVDVPSPLYSLSFAPYRWSQMFAGQAELQRYTEQVIEQFGLRDRVELQADVERVEWDEADKCWTVYTRAKGIFHTQFLINASGPLSQPVIPHFPGMDRFQGKTFHTNHWDHSYDYRGKRVAIVGSGASAAQVIPAIAPQVEHLHVFQRTPHWVLPRADRKFGRFQRWLLGLKPAYKLLRWLIYWQFETRVIAFKYSKPAIHLVQQHALRFLKRQVPDPVLRQQLTPDFTIGCKRVLVSSTYYPALSRANVTLHSREHGIASIDESGINRVDGDHVDVDLIVWSTGYDATDGVISYPVSGKNAVQLRDVWAEYPRAYLGTSLPDFPNLFIVTGPNTGIGHTSALFIIESQMNYILDCIRTVQAKGLRSIEVRHDAERTYTAMIHREMQRTVWKSGGCHSWYQSKSGHVIAMFPGFSFSYHLLTRALKPADHILS; encoded by the coding sequence ATGCACACCTACCATGTGTTGATCATCGGCAGCGGTTTTGGCGGCCAGTGCGCGGCGGTCAACCTGCTCAAGGCCGGGATCGATGACTTTCGCATACTGGAGCGACGCGACTTTTTCGGCGGCACCTGGTGCCAGAACACCTACCCCGGCGCAGCGGTGGACGTGCCGTCGCCGCTGTATTCGCTCTCGTTCGCACCCTACCGCTGGTCGCAGATGTTTGCCGGACAGGCAGAACTGCAGCGCTACACCGAGCAAGTGATCGAGCAGTTCGGTTTGCGCGACCGCGTGGAGCTGCAAGCCGACGTCGAGCGCGTCGAATGGGACGAAGCGGATAAATGCTGGACGGTGTACACCCGTGCCAAAGGCATCTTTCACACGCAGTTCCTGATCAACGCCTCCGGTCCGTTAAGTCAGCCGGTCATCCCACACTTCCCCGGAATGGATCGCTTTCAAGGCAAGACGTTTCATACAAACCATTGGGATCACAGCTACGACTATCGCGGTAAACGCGTGGCGATTGTCGGCAGCGGTGCCAGCGCGGCCCAGGTGATTCCGGCAATTGCACCCCAGGTCGAACACCTGCATGTGTTCCAGCGCACGCCGCATTGGGTGCTGCCACGTGCCGATCGCAAATTCGGCCGCTTCCAGCGTTGGCTGCTCGGCTTGAAGCCGGCGTACAAGCTGCTGCGCTGGCTGATCTACTGGCAATTCGAAACCCGGGTGATCGCCTTCAAATACTCGAAACCGGCGATTCACCTGGTCCAGCAACATGCGCTGCGGTTCCTCAAACGCCAGGTTCCAGACCCGGTGCTGCGGCAGCAACTCACTCCGGATTTCACCATCGGCTGCAAGCGGGTGCTGGTCTCCAGCACGTATTACCCGGCGCTGAGCCGCGCCAACGTCACGCTGCACAGTCGCGAGCATGGCATCGCGTCGATCGACGAAAGCGGGATCAACAGGGTGGACGGCGATCATGTCGATGTTGATCTGATCGTCTGGTCGACCGGTTACGACGCCACCGACGGGGTGATTTCCTACCCGGTCAGCGGCAAGAACGCGGTGCAACTCAGAGATGTCTGGGCCGAATATCCGCGCGCCTACCTGGGCACCAGCCTGCCGGATTTCCCCAACCTGTTTATCGTCACCGGGCCGAACACCGGTATTGGCCACACTTCGGCGCTGTTCATCATCGAATCGCAGATGAACTACATCCTCGACTGCATTCGCACCGTGCAGGCCAAAGGCCTGCGCAGCATCGAAGTGCGCCATGACGCGGAACGTACCTACACTGCAATGATCCACCGGGAAATGCAGCGCACCGTGTGGAAGTCCGGCGGTTGCCACAGTTGGTACCAGAGCAAGAGCGGCCATGTGATCGCGATGTTTCCCGGCTTCAGTTTCAGCTATCACCTGCTGACCCGAGCGCTGAAACCGGCCGACCATATTTTGTCCTGA